GCTTTTTCAGCCTTCTTACGCAGCTCATCATCAAAAATCGGTAATCCTATATGATCCAACAGATACTTAAGATAGTCATACTTCCTCAAGTATTCTCCTTTTGTGACAGGAAACAGGATCGGATTAAACCATAATGTCATAAGAATGGTAAATGTCTCAGAAACCTGTTCCGGGTATTCTACCGTAATGGATCCATCATTCAAACCTTCTTTGAAAAAGCAGTTCAGTTTTGGTGCCACAGAATGAATACAGTCCCGCAGCTGCTTACTGACGAATATGTGGCTGCTGAAAACCGAGGGGAGTGATTTTGCAAATTCAAGTTGTTCTTCATTTATCACAGATAACTGCAAAATCTTTTTCAATTTTTCGAACCCATTTAAACCTTTTTCTTTTTTCACCGTATCAAACATGTCGTCTTTGTTAAACATACGGGTAGTAACTGCATCAATTATCTCATCTTTTGATTTATAATGATGATAAAAAGCTCCTCTGGTTAAATCCCCGAGCTCATCTATAATATCCTGAATCGTCGTTTCTTCCCATCCTTTTTCAAGAAACAGCCTCGTTGCCGTGTCTAATATACGCTGCTCCGTGATTTCGGGATATTTGTTTCTAGCCAACAAAAGACCTCCTTATATACATACATTTGTATGTATATAAGGATATCATAAAACGATTCTCCGGTCAACATCTGAATCTTCATCCATTCTGCGTACAGTTGGCCGCATCAATGGCAATCACCAGCAGAAGTCCCATCAGCTCATCTGCCGGATCAGCGAAATCAAGCACATAGGTGTCGCCCCACTGAAACAATTCCTTTGAAATATGTATCACCGGACTGCATTCTGAATAGACATCGTATTCCCAGCCCATGAAATCCCCCTCCACGTGCCAGCCGTTGCAATCTATCTCATACTTCGGACTGAACAGGGTAAACTTCTTTTCGATTCTTCCGCAGGCATTCCCAGCGATTTCAATCTCGAAGGCCGGCATCAATGTCATCAGCTTCTCTTTGACCATACCGATCTCATTCTGATCACGGTCATATACATGCAGCTGATGCCCCAGTGCAAAAAACTCCGCTTTTACAAAATATTTCGCATCCCCGTCTTCATCGTACACATCATAGGAATCCGTCCAGGAGAAAACTCTTTGTTTTATCAATAATTTCATAATTCGCTGCTCCTTTGTGCTCTTATCTGAATACAGAAAAAAATCCACATACAAGCGTCCCTGTCGGTGCGCTGTACATGGATTCAAATGATAACAGTCTGTAGGGGAATCGAACCCCTGTTTCCGCCGTGAGAGGGCGGCGTCTTAACCGCTTGACCAACAGACCTTACTGCAACGTGCTCAATTATAATATCGCACTTTCCGATATTTTGCAAGTACTTTTTTCAATTTTTTTCATTTTTTATCCAGGAAATTTTCTAACCCGTTTATTTTGGGAACTTTTTGTGGAATGATCACAGATGAAATTTCTTCTCGATTCCATCAAAATCGCCGTCAAAGACAACTCCTTTGATTCCCAGTTCCCGAGCGGCCTCAATGTTTTCCGGACGATCGTCTATGAACAGGGATTCCTCCGGGATAAGACCGTAAGTTTCCAGAAGATACCGGTAGATTCCTGCATCCGGTTTGATCATATGGATATCTGCAGAGACGACGACGCCCCGAAACGATGCCACATCATAGCACCTTGGAAAATAAAGGTAAAATTCCGTGCTGGCGTTGGAGAGAATGTAGGTCTGGTAGCCCTTCTCCTGTACATACTTTACAAATTCCTGCGCACCCGCAACCGGCTCCATGGTCTCGTGCCACCGGCAGACACAGTCCTTAAGCGCCCCATGCAGCCTTTCCGGCACCCGTGTTTTTATCCTCTCAAACTTTCCTTCCACCGTAATATATCCCAGGTCACCTTCTGTCCACTCCGGACCCTCAAACAGCTCTTTTAAAATGACTGCTCTGTCCGCCTCCGTCTCTGCAAACTTTTCAAGCGGAAGTCTGGGATCATAATTCAGCAGCACATTTCCCATATCAAAGATTATATTTCTGATCATTCTCGTCTCCTGATTTTACAGATCCGGCGCAGGCGCATCTGCCCGCACCGGATCCGTCAATTCTCTGATTATTCTGTCTTCTCTTCCCCCGGCATCTTCCATCCATGATGATCGGTATGCAGCAGTTCATGAGCCATGTGAGAAAGCGGCTTCTCCAGAAACTCCTCATAAATCTGCAGGATCTTCGGATTCTCGTGTGAAAACCTCAGATCGTTCGACCGGTCGAGGAAATACAGGTTCTCACCCCGCTCCTCTGCCAGCTCTTCACCATCGTGGATCGGCTGCCCGCCGCCGCCCACGCAACCGCCGGGACAGGCCATGACTTCCACAAAATCGTACTGCACTTCTCCATTTTGAATTGCACGGATCAGCTTCCTTGCATTTCCGAGTCCGCTCACGACCGCCACATGAAGAGTGATTCCATTGATATCAAAGCAGGCTTCCTTCCAGCCTTCCATCCCGCGCACCATGTAGAATGCGTCCGGATACGGGTTTTTGCCCGTCACCAGATAGTAACAGCTCCTGAGTGCAGCCTCCATCACGCCGCCGGTCGCCCCGAAGATCACTCCGGCGCCGCTGCCAGTGCCGAACGGATCGTCAAATTCTTCCTCCGCAAGGTTCTTCACATCCAGATGATCAGCCCGGATCATGCGGGCGATCTCTCTCGTTGTCAGCACCAGATCCACATCTCTTCCATGTCCGCTGTCATTGATGTTCGGGATTTCCGCCTCCTGTTTCTTGGCGATGCACGGCATGATCGAAATATTAAAGATCCGGTCTGCATCAATCCCAAATTTCTCAGCAATATACGTCTTCGTCACCGCCCCCTGCATCTGATGCGGAGATTTCGCCGTTGAGAGCTGGCCGGTCATCTCCGGATACTGAGACTTCAGGAATCTGACCCAGCCCGGGCAGCAGGAGGTAAACATCGGGAACTTGTAGTCATCTCTGTGATTCAGACGTTCCAGGAATTCGCTTCCCTCCTCCATGATCGTCAGATCGGCTCCAAAATCCGTATCAAAAACATAGTCAAACCCTAAAGCTTTTAATGCTGCGACCAGCCGCTTCGGCGTCGCCTCCTCACGCGTAAGGCCGAGCTCTTCGCCCCATGCCGCCCGCACTGCAGGCGCTACCTGTACGATCGTCACCTTTTCCGGATCCGCAAACGCGCCCTGTGCGGAAAGCAGTTTCAGCGTATCATCCCGCTCCCTCAAAGCACCGGTCGGACAGTGCGTCAGGCATTGCCCGCAGATCGCACAGTCCGCTTCCGTAATCTGCAGATTGTGGGAAACGCCTACCGTTGCGCGGGAACCTGTTTTCGCAATGTCCCAGACGTGCAGATCCTGCACTTTGTCACAGATCTGCAGACAGCGCATGCATTTGATACAGCGGGAAGAATCCCTGATCAGAGGGAAACTGACCGGCCAGTGTTTTTTCGGTATCACCTTCGTATATTCCGACGCATAGATACCAAGGTCATTTGCGATCCTCTGCAGTGAGCAGTTGCCTCCCCGCACACAGCTAGTACAGGAACTGTTGTGCTGTGACAGAATCAGCTCAACATTTGTTCTGCGCGCCTGGCGCACACGCGGTGAATTAGTTAAAATCTCCATGCCATTCTGCACGAGGTTGTTGCACGCGGTGACCAGCCTGGCCACTCCTTTCACCTCGACTACACAGACGCGGCAAGCGCCGATCTCATTGATCTCTTTCAGGTAGCAGAGACTCGGAACCGGCATTCCTGCAGCTGCCGCCGCCTTTAGTATCGTCGTCCCCTCTTCCACCTGCATCTTTTTTCCATTGATCGTAATCGTTACCATCTGGTCTCCCTGCCCCCTTTCAGAATGCCGAACCCAAAGTGATCGCACCGCAGGCATCTGGCTGATTCCTGGCGGATCTCCTCCTGTGTCAGGCTGCACTCCACTTCCTCAAAATCGCGTTTTCTCTCCGCGGGTTCTCTTTCCCTGACATTGATTCTGCCGCATGGGAAATAATCCTTCGTCTTAGGCGCCGGTATTTCCACATCCGTAGAGATGGTATGGTCATAGCCCAGATAAGAGTCGATATTCGCGGCAGCTACTTTACCGGCCGCGATAGCCCGAATCGCCGTCGCAGGTCCTGTCACACAGTCGCCTCCCGCAAATACACCCGGAGCGTTCTCAACTGCACTCCAGCTCTCTGCAGCAATGACACCGTGCTTGATCGCAATTCCCCGCTCTTCAAAATGATCGGTTTCAATCCCCTGACCAATCGCCACGATAACCACATCACACGGAATGCTGACTTCCGGTTTTTCACTCCTGGACGGTTTCGGACGCCCATCTTTACCGATCAAGCCGATCAGCTTCGGCTGTGCGACCAGGGCTGTCACCTTATCATCTGCATCCGTATCAATGCGGACAGGCGCATGCAGCTCCATGATCTGCGCTCCCTCTGCAACGGCGCTCCGCACTTCCTCCGGAAGAGCCGTCATATCAACCTGTCTCCGGCGGTAGACGACGGTAACGGTCTTTGCTCCCAGCCGGATCGCGGAACGAGTCACATCCATTGCTACATTTCCGCCCCCGATCACAACTACACGTTTTCCTGTGAAATCCATGCTGCCGCCGTCAGCCAGCGTTCCCAGCATTTCTACGGCAGAGATTACGCCTTCGGCATCCTCGCCTTCCAGTCCTACCTTTTTATCGGTATGTGCCCCGATCGATATGTATACGGCGTCGTACATCTCTCTCAGATCGCTGATGGACACCTGATCCTCACCATCTCCGACAAATGTCCCAAGCTTTACTTCAACTCCGGTGGACAGAATGGTATTGATATCCTCATCCAGCCGTTCTCTCGGCAGGCGATAGCTCGGAATTCCGTAGTACAGCATTCCTCCCAAATGTCTGTGCATTTCAAATACCGTCGTCTGATGCCCCATCAGCTGCAGGTAATACGCTGCACTCAAACCACTCGGTCCTCCGCCGATGATCGCCACTTTTTTGCCGGTAGATTCGGCACATTCCGGTGCAGGTACGTGCCCCGCATTGTCAACCGCCGCAAGTTTGATTCCTCTGATATTGATGGAAGTATCTACCATATTTCTGCGGCATCTCGCCTCACACGGATGCTCGCAGACAAATGCACAGGCTGTAGGGAAGGGATTATCCTTTCTGATCAGGCGTACCGCATCCGCATGTCTCCCCTCCGCGACAAGTGCGATATATCCCGGTATGTCAACCCTGGCCGGGCACAGCGCCACGCACGGCACCGGCTGCTCCAGTGATGCAAGACATTTCCCGTGGCGGATATGCTCCTCGTAATCATCCCGGAATCCGGAAATTCCTTTCACCACCATCTCTGCGGCCGTATATCCGATCGCACAGTCAGCTGTGTCCATGATGGTACGCGCCGTCTTCTCAATCAGCGGAATATCATCCATACTCGCCTCTCCATCCAGCACCTGTTCCAGCAGCATGCCAAGCTGCCCCAGTCCTATACGGCAGGGAACACATTTTCCACATGTCTGCGCATGGCACATCTTCAGAAACACCAGTGCCATATCCACAGGACACAGTCCGGGAGGACTGGCAACAATTCTTCGTTCCAGTTCCCTGTAAAGCCCCTCAACTGTTGTCTGTGCAGCACTTTTTGTTACAATCATGAGTCTGCTCAAACTATTCACACCCTTTCTTTTTCTCTCTCAGACGGAACCGGCTGATTCTGCTCCATCCAGTGTATTTTTTCTTTTTATGACCGTACTTTGACATATCTTTCACTAAGGCTATTATATAATATTCTTTCTCACCAAGCAATATATTTCAGAATATTTATTCATTTTCTTTATTTTATAAGAATCTTACAAACTTTTGAAATTTCGAACAAAAAGAGCCCGCGGACACTTCATTTTATGTATCCACAGACTCTTTCGACTCACAGCAAACTATTTCATTTTTACCCACTGACTGTTCTCATTGGACTCCAGACATGCCTCAACAAATTTGATGCTCTCAATCCCATGGCAGATATCGGGATAGCTGATTTCATACGCGTTGCCGTTCTTTTTGCTCAGCAAAGCCTTCATAAATTCCCGGTACACATTGGCAAATGCCTCATAGTAACCCTCACCGACTCCCGCAGGGAGGCGGTAGATTTCACTGGAGCCAATGCTGCGGAAACTTGTACCCATCCGGTACCGTGTCTCTTTACCTCCCAGCTCCCCGAAGATCACTACATCAGGGTCTTCCTGGAACCAGCGAAGGCAGCCCTTTTCACCGTAAACAGCGATATTGAGGTTGTTATTGTTTCCAACCACTACGTTGGAGCACCAGATCTGTCCTTTCGCTCCTCCCTTGTAGCGGACGATAACGTTCGCATTCGTATCCAGCACCCGGTCTTCTCCGATAACATTCATATCCGCCCAGATTTCGTCCATACAAAGCCCGGTTACGGAAGCGATCAGCTGCTGCGCATGCACGCCGATATCACCGACACAGGTGGATCTGCCCGCTACTTTCGGGTCAATTCTCCACGCCATGTTTCCTCCCAGCTCATCATTACTGACTGCCAGATTGTCTGTCAGGTACTCGGCATTGACCAGACGGATTTTCCCGATCTTTCCCTGTGTGATCATCTCCCGCATAAAACGCGGTCCCGGGTACATGCTGTATACATAAGTCACACCGAAGAGCAGATCTTTACCTTCTGCAATCCGTTTTAACTCTTCCGCCTCCCAGGAATAATGCGTCAGCGGTTTGTCACAGACAACATGGATCCCGTTCTCCAGAAATGCTTTCGCGCACTCATAATGGACATTATTCGGAGCTGCGATGATTACAAAATCAATCTTATCTTCCCGTTTTCCCTCTTCTTTCGCCATCTCCTGGTATGTCGTATAGATTCTTTCTTCCTGAATCCCCATTGACTCACCGAAATCCAGTGACTTCTGGTAATTTCTTGAGAAACAGCCGGCAGCCAGTGTTCCCAGGTTGTCAAAAAGCGCCCCCTTCAGATGAAGATCTGCGATAAAGGAACCCTTTCCTCCCCCAATCATTCCAAATGTCAGTTTTTCCATGTCTGATGTCCCCCGTTTCATATGTTTGTTTATTCAGTTACTTCTTCCGCGTCAAATCCGAGATCATCCAGGATTTCCTTCGCCTTTGCCACACAGTTGTCGCATCCGTCGATCGTCACCGTCTTATCCGCCAGAGACACTTTAAAGTCCAGTCCTGCCGCGGTCATGGATTTTGTGATTCTCTCCACACATTTCTCACAGTGCATGTCTTCTGCTTTCAATACTCTCATCATTCTTATCTCCTTTTATTTCATTAATTTTTGTATTGCTGCACACAATTCGTCGACCACCTCATCGCTGCCATTGCGGATATCCTCCACCACACACGTCTTGATGTGGCTGGACAGCAGCAGTCTGTTGAAGCTGTTCAGCGCCGACTGTATCGCCGATACCTGTGTCAGAATATCGATACAGTACCGGTCTTCCTCTACCATATTTTTCACGCCCCGCACCTGCCCTTCAATCCGGTTCAGGCGCGAGATCAGATCTTTATGCTCCTGCTCACTGCGCTCTTTCTTTTTGCAGCTGCAGCAATCCTGTTCTGACAATATCCTAATCCTCCGTTTTACAATTTCAGCCGCTTCAGCCGAAGTGCGTTGGTCACAACGAACACGGAACTAAAGGACATCGCAAGCCCCGCAAAAATAGGATTCAAAAGCGGCCCCCCGAATGCATATAAGACGCCCGCCGCAACCGGAATACCAAGGCTGTTAAAGATAAACGCCCAGAAGAGATTCTCTTTAATGTTGC
The Ruminococcus gauvreauii genome window above contains:
- a CDS encoding TetR/AcrR family transcriptional regulator is translated as MARNKYPEITEQRILDTATRLFLEKGWEETTIQDIIDELGDLTRGAFYHHYKSKDEIIDAVTTRMFNKDDMFDTVKKEKGLNGFEKLKKILQLSVINEEQLEFAKSLPSVFSSHIFVSKQLRDCIHSVAPKLNCFFKEGLNDGSITVEYPEQVSETFTILMTLWFNPILFPVTKGEYLRKYDYLKYLLDHIGLPIFDDELRKKAEKAFDDILI
- a CDS encoding LURP-one-related/scramblase family protein; this encodes MKLLIKQRVFSWTDSYDVYDEDGDAKYFVKAEFFALGHQLHVYDRDQNEIGMVKEKLMTLMPAFEIEIAGNACGRIEKKFTLFSPKYEIDCNGWHVEGDFMGWEYDVYSECSPVIHISKELFQWGDTYVLDFADPADELMGLLLVIAIDAANCTQNG
- a CDS encoding HAD family hydrolase; this translates as MIRNIIFDMGNVLLNYDPRLPLEKFAETEADRAVILKELFEGPEWTEGDLGYITVEGKFERIKTRVPERLHGALKDCVCRWHETMEPVAGAQEFVKYVQEKGYQTYILSNASTEFYLYFPRCYDVASFRGVVVSADIHMIKPDAGIYRYLLETYGLIPEESLFIDDRPENIEAARELGIKGVVFDGDFDGIEKKFHL
- a CDS encoding [FeFe] hydrogenase, group A produces the protein MVTITINGKKMQVEEGTTILKAAAAAGMPVPSLCYLKEINEIGACRVCVVEVKGVARLVTACNNLVQNGMEILTNSPRVRQARRTNVELILSQHNSSCTSCVRGGNCSLQRIANDLGIYASEYTKVIPKKHWPVSFPLIRDSSRCIKCMRCLQICDKVQDLHVWDIAKTGSRATVGVSHNLQITEADCAICGQCLTHCPTGALRERDDTLKLLSAQGAFADPEKVTIVQVAPAVRAAWGEELGLTREEATPKRLVAALKALGFDYVFDTDFGADLTIMEEGSEFLERLNHRDDYKFPMFTSCCPGWVRFLKSQYPEMTGQLSTAKSPHQMQGAVTKTYIAEKFGIDADRIFNISIMPCIAKKQEAEIPNINDSGHGRDVDLVLTTREIARMIRADHLDVKNLAEEEFDDPFGTGSGAGVIFGATGGVMEAALRSCYYLVTGKNPYPDAFYMVRGMEGWKEACFDINGITLHVAVVSGLGNARKLIRAIQNGEVQYDFVEVMACPGGCVGGGGQPIHDGEELAEERGENLYFLDRSNDLRFSHENPKILQIYEEFLEKPLSHMAHELLHTDHHGWKMPGEEKTE
- a CDS encoding NAD(P)-binding protein, whose product is MSRLMIVTKSAAQTTVEGLYRELERRIVASPPGLCPVDMALVFLKMCHAQTCGKCVPCRIGLGQLGMLLEQVLDGEASMDDIPLIEKTARTIMDTADCAIGYTAAEMVVKGISGFRDDYEEHIRHGKCLASLEQPVPCVALCPARVDIPGYIALVAEGRHADAVRLIRKDNPFPTACAFVCEHPCEARCRRNMVDTSINIRGIKLAAVDNAGHVPAPECAESTGKKVAIIGGGPSGLSAAYYLQLMGHQTTVFEMHRHLGGMLYYGIPSYRLPRERLDEDINTILSTGVEVKLGTFVGDGEDQVSISDLREMYDAVYISIGAHTDKKVGLEGEDAEGVISAVEMLGTLADGGSMDFTGKRVVVIGGGNVAMDVTRSAIRLGAKTVTVVYRRRQVDMTALPEEVRSAVAEGAQIMELHAPVRIDTDADDKVTALVAQPKLIGLIGKDGRPKPSRSEKPEVSIPCDVVIVAIGQGIETDHFEERGIAIKHGVIAAESWSAVENAPGVFAGGDCVTGPATAIRAIAAGKVAAANIDSYLGYDHTISTDVEIPAPKTKDYFPCGRINVREREPAERKRDFEEVECSLTQEEIRQESARCLRCDHFGFGILKGGRETRW
- a CDS encoding Gfo/Idh/MocA family protein, with product MEKLTFGMIGGGKGSFIADLHLKGALFDNLGTLAAGCFSRNYQKSLDFGESMGIQEERIYTTYQEMAKEEGKREDKIDFVIIAAPNNVHYECAKAFLENGIHVVCDKPLTHYSWEAEELKRIAEGKDLLFGVTYVYSMYPGPRFMREMITQGKIGKIRLVNAEYLTDNLAVSNDELGGNMAWRIDPKVAGRSTCVGDIGVHAQQLIASVTGLCMDEIWADMNVIGEDRVLDTNANVIVRYKGGAKGQIWCSNVVVGNNNNLNIAVYGEKGCLRWFQEDPDVVIFGELGGKETRYRMGTSFRSIGSSEIYRLPAGVGEGYYEAFANVYREFMKALLSKKNGNAYEISYPDICHGIESIKFVEACLESNENSQWVKMK
- a CDS encoding heavy-metal-associated domain-containing protein → MMRVLKAEDMHCEKCVERITKSMTAAGLDFKVSLADKTVTIDGCDNCVAKAKEILDDLGFDAEEVTE
- a CDS encoding metal-sensing transcriptional repressor, with the protein product MSEQDCCSCKKKERSEQEHKDLISRLNRIEGQVRGVKNMVEEDRYCIDILTQVSAIQSALNSFNRLLLSSHIKTCVVEDIRNGSDEVVDELCAAIQKLMK